ATCTGCTCAAATAAAAGTCACATTTGAGTGTGGTTGTGTTTCACAGGTTCTCCAGCGGTTGAGCTGTATGGCCCGTCGTAACAACCTCTACCTGGTGGCCAACATGGCTGACATGCAGCCTTGCCCCCTGACGACcgacccctcctcctcctgtccaccTGATGGACACTGGCAATTCAACACCAATGTGGTTTTCAGGTGCAGTGCAAACCTTAAAAATACTTCAGCTGAAGTCCAGCAAGTGCACCGATACATCATTTCCTGCTCTAAGTAAACTTAACACAGAATCTTGTTTCATACAGGTCAGACGGCCTGCTGGTGGCACGCtaccataaaaacaaccttTACTTTGAGGAGTCCTTTGACACACCACCACAACCTGAGATCATAACATTTGATACACCTTTTGCTGGAAAGTTTGGCCTCATCATCTGTTTTGATATCCTGTTTTATGAGCCCACAGTCAACCTGGTAGAGAAGGTAGGAAAAAGCCACTAAAATTCTGtacacaaaatcaaatttccTTTGACAAAATAAAGTAAACTAAACACtattggaaaacaaaaaaatgtttcaattgaCATCATAACCAGAGAGATTTAAATATATGAAACTTGTCTTATATTGAAACCTGTCAATTACCCAATATCAGAAACCCAGGTATGGTCTTCTCTTTTCTTAACGATGGCTGCTCCTTTCAGGGTGTGCGTCAGCTGATTTTTCCCACAGCCTGGATGAACCAGCTCCCCCTGTTGGACACGATTCAGTTCCAGCGGGCGTTCAGTTTGGGGGCCAATGTCACCCTTCTAGCAGCCAACCTACGTAATGATCGAATGATCATGACAGGAAGTGGCATCTACACCCCTTTTTCTGCAACCTACCACCACGCCCTGCAAGGAGACCCAGAGGCAGGCAGGCTGCTGGTGGCCAGGGTGCCAGTCTTAGACCCACTGTGGGTGAGGCAGGGCGAGGCCAAAGAGGAGGGGGGAGTTAGGAGTGAGTCCACATCATCTACAGCTACAGACTCTGGATACTGTCTCAAAGACAGCTgtgatcctcctcctgctgaAACTGCTTCTTCAGTCCCTCCTTCCCCTGACACCTTCATCTCATCCATGATGTATGACCCGTTCACATTTGTTCTCCTAAAAGAGACAGAGGGTGAAGTGAACGTATGTAATGGCACCTTCTGCTGTCACCTGCAGTACCAGAGGTCACCACAGGGTGACAGTAAAGAGCTCTATGCATTGGGAGCATTTTCTGGAACTCACACTGTAAATGGCCGCTATGCCCTGCAGGTAAGAATAATAAAGAATCTTCAATAATTTAAAACTGTTTCATGAGACTTTTGTCACATTTATCATATCCCTGTTGCAGGTGTGTGCTCTTGTGCGCTGTGCAGGGTTGGACGCCAGTTCCTGTGGACAGCAAGTGGAAGAGGCTGAGTCTAAGATGGACTTTCTGTTGGAGGGGAACTTTGGGACCAAATATGTGTACCCATCAATTTTGGCCAACAAACTGGCCCTGGAACAGCCTGAACATCTGGACACATCTGCAGATGGCAGAGTGACCATGAAACACTCTAACATGACTGCTGGGCTGGTCACTGCCTGTCTGTACGGACGACTGTATCACCTGGACAATGAATGAACTGCTGTAGTGTGTCAGGAGAAAATATCAAATAGAGCTCAAAGAAGAACtctgaataaaaattaaatccaTCTAGAAAGCCCAGTAGTGCTGTTTCACTCCTTCCGGACTGTCATTTGTGAAATTATATCTGCCAGAGGTTTCAGT
This genomic interval from Centropristis striata isolate RG_2023a ecotype Rhode Island chromosome 14, C.striata_1.0, whole genome shotgun sequence contains the following:
- the LOC131984597 gene encoding biotinidase-like, which gives rise to MSLGEGTMFFLVLVFLTSSITSAVVQTGPVLDSSYVAAVYEHNLILNPEPHVPLSRSAALQHMQRNLDIYEEQAARAAQQGAQILVFPEDGLQGFNFTRSSISGYLETIPDPQKESWNPCTEPDKYNNTEVLQRLSCMARRNNLYLVANMADMQPCPLTTDPSSSCPPDGHWQFNTNVVFRSDGLLVARYHKNNLYFEESFDTPPQPEIITFDTPFAGKFGLIICFDILFYEPTVNLVEKGVRQLIFPTAWMNQLPLLDTIQFQRAFSLGANVTLLAANLRNDRMIMTGSGIYTPFSATYHHALQGDPEAGRLLVARVPVLDPLWVRQGEAKEEGGVRSESTSSTATDSGYCLKDSCDPPPAETASSVPPSPDTFISSMMYDPFTFVLLKETEGEVNVCNGTFCCHLQYQRSPQGDSKELYALGAFSGTHTVNGRYALQVCALVRCAGLDASSCGQQVEEAESKMDFLLEGNFGTKYVYPSILANKLALEQPEHLDTSADGRVTMKHSNMTAGLVTACLYGRLYHLDNE